A window of the Podospora bellae-mahoneyi strain CBS 112042 chromosome 6, whole genome shotgun sequence genome harbors these coding sequences:
- a CDS encoding hypothetical protein (COG:C; EggNog:ENOG503NXD3), with the protein MVLGFGSAAASSNSTTTTSSSSSSPSSSQQSPLDHHVITQTPGILSQHTTTPEIQHNMRSESEDGEQLEGRPPYLHCMLAGGIGGTSGDMLMHSLDTVKTRQQGDPHIPPKYTSLGSSYYKIWRQEGIRRGLYGGWLPALFGSFPGTVLFFGSYEWSKRQMLDFGIQPHLTYLTAGFFGDFVASFVYVPSEVLKTRLQLQGRYNNPHFASGYNYRGTTDALRTIVRNEGPSALFYGYGATLWRDLPYSALQFMFYEQGQAWARKWKDGRDIGWQLELLTGAAAGGLAGTITCPLDVVKTRLQTQVVEVPGQSSPVIAKPAVVKDGQHGTPVAEAASPKLQKRLISTSSPSTHTPKPGAVTLNTSSVMTGLKIIYKSEGIGGWFRGVGPRAVWTSIQSGCMLFLYQNVLRQLEKYMPMERREVV; encoded by the exons ATGGTGCTAGGCTTTGGATCTGCCGCCGCCAGTAGCAatagcaccaccaccacatcgtcgtcgtcgtcgtcgccgagTTCGAGCCAGCAGTCCCCCCTCGACCATCATGTTATTACCCAGACACCGGGCATCCTCTCGCAGCATACCACCACTCCAGAAATTCAGCATAATATGAGATCCGAATCCGAAGATGGAGAGCAGCTGGAAGGCCGCCCGCCTTACCTGCAC TGCATGCTTGCGGGCGGGATAGGCGGTACGAGCGGCGATATGCTCATGCACTCGCTCGATACGGTAAAAACACGACAGCAGGGCGACCCTCACATTCCACCAAAGTACACGTCTCTCGGATCCTCGTATTACAAGATTTGGCGACAGGAAGGGATACGGCGAGGGCTATATGGTGGATGGCTGCCGGCGTTGTTTGGCTCTTTTCCGGGGACTGTTTTGTTCTTTGGGAGCTATGAATGGAGCAAGAGGCAGATGTTGGACTTTGGCATTCAACCACATTTGACATATCTCACGGCTG GATTTTTCGGCGATTTTGTTGCCTCTTTTGTCTATGTTCCGTCCGAGGTGCTCAAGACAAGACTCCAGCTTCAGGGACGATACAACAACCCGCATTTCGCCTCGGGGTACAACTATCGGGGAACAACAGACGCCTTGAGGACCATTGTCCGCAACGAAGGCCCCTCGGCTCTGTTTTACGGCTACGGTGCCACATTATGGCGCGATCTGCCTTATTCGGCCCTCCAGTTCATGTTTTACGAGCAGGGTCAAGCCTGGGCTCGAAAGTGGAAGGACGGCCGGGATATTGGCTGGCAGCTCGAGCTGTTGACTGGTGCGGCAGCGGGCGGTTTGGCCGGGACGATAACATGCCCGTTGGACGTTGTGAAGACGAGACTCCAAACCCAGGTCGTTGAGGTACCAGGACAGTCTTCGCCCGTGATCGCAAAGCCTGCCGTTGTCAAAGACGGACAACATGGCACACCAGTCGCCGAAGCAGCGAGCCCAAAACTGCAGAAGCGGTTGATATCGACTTCGTCGCCCTCGACACACACGCCCAAACCCGGTGCTGTAACGCTCAACACGTCCTCGGTCATGACTGGGCTAAAGATCATCTACAAGAGCGAGGGTATTGGGGGGTGGTTCAGGGGTGTTGGGCCGAGGGCTGTTTGGACCAGCATTCAGAGCGGCTGCATGCTGTTCTTGTACCAGAATGTTCTCCGTCAGCTGGAGAAGTACATGCCGATGGAGCGCCGGGAGGTCGTTTAG
- a CDS encoding hypothetical protein (COG:O; COG:U; EggNog:ENOG503P57W), protein MAPRWTSWIPKKGSFARQFGHYLFRYATWLPAFIWFNTYVAQVTLVNGPSMYPFLNRGYNEGLGRDWCLVWKAGVREGLRRGEVVTFRYVYLMEREGGEGKGKGKGKGKGKGKRKGRGRRFWLMMGTGAQLIRIRLWSSEWWVWRGIGLYRSRLRLGGRTGRRGRCCIRLGWWCRRGMFGWRGIIGIGVGIVITMGRSVRVWLRDGWFMF, encoded by the exons ATGGCCCCACGATGGACGTCCTGGATACCAAAAAAGGGAAGCTTCGCACGACAATTTGGCCACTACCTCTTTCGATACGCGACCTGGCTCCCGGCATTTATATGGTTCAATACCTACGTTGCGCAGGTGACCCTTGTCAACGGGCCGAGCATGTACCCGTTTTTGAACAGGGGGTATAAtgagggtttggggagggattgGTGTTTGGTTTGGAAGGCTGGGGTGAgagaggggttgaggaggggggaggtggtgacttTTAGGTATGTTTATCTcatggagagggagggaggtgag gggaaggggaagggaaagggaaagggaaagggaaaggggaagaggaagggaaggggacgGCGGTTTTGGCTAATGATGGGAACAGGAGCCCAACTGATCCGGATAAGATTGTGGTCAAGCgagtggtgggtttggagggggataGGATTATACCGAAGCCGGTTGCGACTTGGGGGACGGACGGGCCGACGAGGAAGGTGTTGTATCCggttgggatggtggtgccggagggGCATgtttgggtggagggggataaTAGGGATAGGAGTAGGGATAGTAATTACTATGGGCCGGTCAGTGCGGGTTTGGTTACGGGACGGGTGGTTTAtgttttga
- a CDS encoding hypothetical protein (COG:J; BUSCO:EOG09263CAH; EggNog:ENOG503NX0S), whose translation MSLSNCRFYEEKYPEIDSFVMVNVKQIADMGAYVKLLEYDNIDGMILLSELSRRRIRSIQKLIRVGRNEVVVVLRVDKEKGYIDLSKRRVSPEDIIRCEERYNKSKIVHSIMRHVAEKTETPIETLYETIGWPLNKKYGHSLDAFKLSITNPDVWNDIQFPSTPVADELKSYIGKRLTPQPTKVRADVEVTCFGYEGIDAIKTALRTAEARNTADTQVKCRLVSPPLYVLTNTCLDKNAGIARLEEAIVDIRTSIEAAGGHLVVKMEPKAVTESDDAELQALMEKRERENAEVSGDESVSESDDNIPETV comes from the exons ATGTCGCTCTCCAACTGCAGATTCTACGAGGAGAAGTACCCCGAAATCGACTCCTTTGTGATGGTGAACGTAAAACAG ATCGCCGATATGGGAGCCTATGTCAAACTCCTCGAGTACGATAACATCGACGGCATGATCCTGCTTTCCGAACTCTCCAGACGGCGCATCAGATCGATCCAGAAGCTCATCCGCGTCGGTCGCAATGAGGTTGTCGTTGTTCTCCGTgtcgacaaggagaaggggtaTATCGATCTTTCCAAGCGTCGCGTGTCGCCCGAGGATATCATTCGTTGCGAGGAGCGCTACAACAAGTCCAAGATTGTGCACTCCATCATGAGACACGTTGCTGAGAAGACCGAGACCCCCATCGAGACCCTCTATGAGACAATAGGCTGGCCGCTCAACAAGAAGTACGGCCACTCGCTGGACGCCTTCAAGCTTTCTATCAC CAACCCTGATGTCTGGAACGATATCCAGTTCCCCAGCACCCCGGTTGCCGATGAGCTCAAGTCTTACATTGGCAAGCGTCTTaccccccagcccaccaaGGTCCGTGCCGATGTGGAGGTTACCTGCTTCGGTTATGAAGGTATCGATGCCATCAAGACTGCCCTCCGCACCGCTGAGGCCCGTAACACTGCCGATACTCAGGTCAAGTGCAGACTtgtttctcctcctctctatGT TCTTACCAACACGTGCCTGGACAAGAACGCAGGTATCGCTCGGCTAGAGGAGGCCATCGTGGACATCCGCACAAGCATCGAGGCGGCTGGCGGCCACCTGGTGGTCAAGATGGAGCCCAAGGCCGTCACCGAGTCGGATGATGCCGAGCTCCAGGCTCTtatggagaagagggagcgTGAGAACGCCGAGGTCAGCGGTGACGAGTCGGTCAGCGAGTCTGACGACAACATCCCCGAGACGGTTTAA